The following DNA comes from Carassius auratus strain Wakin unplaced genomic scaffold, ASM336829v1 scaf_tig00217792, whole genome shotgun sequence.
AACGTGTAACACTTTCATTACCAAAAAGTGTACTATATATTGTGGATGTGGATGTGCCACAGCCCTGTGTTTGGTGAGTACAGAATTCCGATGTCTGAGAAACAATTTTGCGATCAtgtgtttattaatattgtgaTTAAGCAAAACTAGCATGGCTATTGTTATGTTAAAATACAATGACCTTGTTCAAGACTGAATGAGTTTTATGATAGTTTGTGGTTATTTCATACCATGTTTTCCTTCAAATCCAACATCTTCACTCACAGGTGagtcataatttatataaaaatatattcaataaacacaactgtttattttatttatatttatataatatgttttgaattttACCTTTTTTGTAGGAAATACAGTGATTGATGTGGATAATGGAAAAGGCCaggatatatttgaaataaatgaaggTTTGTGGAAACATTAATATCTTAAATCTGTAGCATAATTTCTATAACAGTTTTGTATTAACTGCTGTCTCATTCAACAGCGGCAGGACTTGACCTGGTGGAAGGAGACATTCTGATAAGTGAGGTCAGTGTTTTCTTTGAACAAATTCTCATGCCACTTTCCACAAACAGGATACAAATTAGGGCCTTAATCTCTgggcttaaaaaaaattatgcaatattTTCTTAAGGACACTCTAAAAGTTCAGAAAATGTCAACATTAACTTCAGGAGGTCAAACTAATGTGTGAATACAGTTATATACACTCAACAtcataaaaatcaaaataatatttttttatttatataaaataaatccttGTTTGTATTTAACAGGGAGAATACAGAAACACTATTCGGGATGAAAAGTATCGCTGGCCAACCACTGTGCCATATGTCCTAGACTGCAGCCTTGGTCAGTGAATATAATAACTGATTCAGTTCTGTTGAATTTATGCTTTGACCtgtatatgataatataattCTAACTTAATATTTGCTCCAAATTATGCACTCACTATACTCTCTTAGTTTTCTtttctgtcttaaaaaaaaaaaaaaatatatatatatatatatatatatatatatatatatatatatatatatatatatatatatagacatcaACGCTAAAGGTGTGGTACTGAGAGCATTTGAGCAATACAGACTCAAGACCTGTATTGACTTTAAACCCTGGAATGGAGAGCCAaactacatttttgtatttaaaggcAAAGGGTAAGAAAAATTCAAAACACTACACACATTTAAACTCATCTTCACATATTGTGCAATAAATCAAAActctatgttttatttattatcttactTTTAAAATCCCCATGAAACCAAACCTTTTTTTAGAGTATGACTATGTTATCGGTAAGTTATAGTGTGCTCCAGAACAATGAcaaaatttgcataaaaaaaagaaaaaagcatgaaATAGACGTAATTCTTGGAACAGATAGCAATATTCTTATTTTTGGCAGCCTGGcaattttagattgcttcgggggtaccgcagcggagaaacccagtaccgttgtgattcttcatagacataaacagagagagatagctccggctacaatgttcttccgcaagacgcaagcagttctgtttattaaacgctagagcgtcaaaagttaccgactgcagctttaatatcacCTCCAAAATGGTTTCACTGACCATCCCACATTCTCTGTTATTTTGCACAACAATATCCATTGCTGTATCATGGTCCATTACAAACATTAAGACAAAGTACAAACAATGCACATGTACAAACATATCTGTACACTGTATCTAAAGGGTGTATACATATAGGGTGATGAAAAGgtgatgtttttatgtttaatcaGATGTTACTCATATGTGGGGAATCGGCAGATGGGAAAACAAAACTTGTCAATTGGTGCAGGCTGTGACAGTTTAGGAACAGTGGAGCACGAGTTTCTGCATGCACTGGGTTTCTGGCACGAACAATCCAGATCTGACAGAGACGACTATGTCACCATCATGTGGGACCAGATTGAAGAGGGTAACTATTGAATTCTTAAATACACTCATCAATAATAACATCACTCTGTCTCGCAAAACTCCTTACAtctatacatataattatataaaatacaaagtaATTTGTTCATCAACTAATTCACAGTTTGTTTTTCACTTAGGTAAAGAGCACAACTTTAATTCATATCATGAAACGGTGTCAAGCTCTCTCGGTGTGCCTTATGATTATGGTTCAGTCATGCACTACAGTAAGAAATCCTTCAGCAAAGGCAGTGAACCAGCCATTGTTACCAAAATACCAGAATTTTTGGATGTGATTGGTCAACGCATGGAGTTTAGTGACAGTGACCTGATCAAGCTGAACCGGCTATACAACTGTAGTAAGTTTATGATTAAGCACGTTATGTGGTATAAtcctccattatttatttttatatataaatatactgacaTTAGTTTGACTGAAAAGATAAAGACAACTTTCTCATCTAATTCTTTGCTTCTTTTACTCATCTTGTTCTaaacttattttatattcttCCAGCTACAGCCTCAATATTTCTGGACTCTTGCCAGTTTGAGGAGCCAAATATCTGTGGCATGATCGAGGGTGATGGTGGAAATGCCAAATGGGCTCATGTACAAAGAGTAAAGGGCGATCCACAAACAGACCACACCAACCTGGGTCAATGTAAAGGTATGTACACCCCTAACCACAAAATCAGGTTTCAACCAAACTgagttttgcatttatttaccaTTACAATTGCAATTTTTGAGCCACAGCATCAATAGCAATAAAACTTCATGCAAGTGAATTAAGAGCATTTCACAATTGTTTTTTACCATTCATCATGCTCAGTAGCCCCGCCCATTGTGGAACCTTATTTTTCCAAACTccatataaacacaaatatagtTGTGATGCATCAAAAACCCAGACTCTTGTCACTGTGAGTCACATCAACCAGGAGTGTTGTGTGTGTAATTTTGAACTTTTTcacatagaatatatatatatattttgcaaagtTAACACCAACTTTCTCAGCAGCTATATTAGAAACTCCTTATGTTACACTCCCGATATCACATGGAagactatttgttttatttatttttttgttacataaaCACTTTGTAAAAGGTTGAATAATTCATAATCCATAATTCTGCATTGATATCTCTTTTTTGATGGTGGCACTTTGGTCTTCATGATAAACACATTTTACTGATACCATAAGGAAATATTCTTTGACTTTTTCAAGACATTTCTTGTCAAGCATTGTAATATgacatgaaaaatattttgtcaactCCATTATAAGGTCCAAAGAGAAAGTGAGAATACTGGTTTAATTGTCTATTATCTAATAAAGTTTATATTTCCACAGGGGTTGGGTTCTTCATGCATTTCAGCACAGCCACAGGAACCAAGGGTAAAAATGCTTACCTGGAAAGTCGCCTCTTTCAGCCCAAAAGACGCTCCCAATGCCTGCAGTTCTATCACTACAACAGCGGAAGCGCTGATGACCAGCTAAACATCTGGGTGCGTGAATACACAGTTAAAAACCCCAAAGGAGCCCTGAGACTCATTCAGAAGATCAGaggtaataatttttttgtttaaaacaccAATAAATAAATCCCTTTAGCCTATGGGTAACTTAAATTTGTACAACCTAGGTGGATTTCGAGGCTCCTGGGAACTATACCATGTTACGCTAAACTTCTCTGATAAATTTAGAGTAGTGTTTGAAGGGGTTAAAGGAAGAAAACCATCAAAGGGTGGTCTGTCTCTGGATGACATCAACCTTTCAGAGACCAAGTGTCCTCAATACACTTGGCGCATTCGTGATTTTAAAAGGCTTCTCGCTACAACCCCTGCCGGTTCCGATACCTACAGCCCCCGTTTCCTGTCCCCAGATGGTTACTCATTTCAGATTTCTTTGAACATTAATGGCTTGAAGGATAGTCCACATATAATGGCAATATACCTCCACTTAACCTCTGGACCCAAAGACAACAATCTCCAATGGCCATGTCCATGGCGTC
Coding sequences within:
- the LOC113102990 gene encoding meprin A subunit beta-like, whose protein sequence is MSFMIVCGYFIPCFPSNPTSSLTGNTVIDVDNGKGQDIFEINEAAGLDLVEGDILISEGEYRNTIRDEKYRWPTTVPYVLDCSLDINAKGVVLRAFEQYRLKTCIDFKPWNGEPNYIFVFKGKGCYSYVGNRQMGKQNLSIGAGCDSLGTVEHEFLHALGFWHEQSRSDRDDYVTIMWDQIEEGKEHNFNSYHETVSSSLGVPYDYGSVMHYSKKSFSKGSEPAIVTKIPEFLDVIGQRMEFSDSDLIKLNRLYNCTTASIFLDSCQFEEPNICGMIEGDGGNAKWAHVQRVKGDPQTDHTNLGQCKGVGFFMHFSTATGTKGKNAYLESRLFQPKRRSQCLQFYHYNSGSADDQLNIWVREYTVKNPKGALRLIQKIRGGFRGSWELYHVTLNFSDKFRVVFEGVKGRKPSKGGLSLDDINLSETKCPQYTWRIRDFKRLLATTPAGSDTYSPRFLSPDGYSFQISLNINGLKDSPHIMAIYLHLTSGPKDNNLQWPCPWRQASMELMDQNPDIQHRMNNIKMITTDPNMTSTDSTGNVKYFWDNPQKVGRLVTDTDGSKFYRGWGYGYSHYITHDRLKSRSFIKGDDVIFLLSLEDVTGLLGTQTRESWRPEIRDLRLEIDDRDAEEPKKQMVVCIYIPVFS